From a single Mangifera indica cultivar Alphonso chromosome 19, CATAS_Mindica_2.1, whole genome shotgun sequence genomic region:
- the LOC123202588 gene encoding receptor-like protein kinase 7, whose translation MSPASCSLCVFLFLSIFSCIKSDELQILLTLKAAIGGLDTDVFYSWSLNNHVCNFTGVTCNSHNSVKEIELSHQQLTGTLPFDSICQLQSLDKLSFGFNSLYGTISKELNNCINLQYLDLANNGFSGSFPSVSSLSELRYFYLNNSGCSGDFPWASLENMTNLVVLSLGDHNFTPAPFPNQVLELTKLNWLYLSNCSLQGQIPAEIGILGELIDLELSENNLTGEIPPEIGKLSKLWQLELYQNRLTGQLPVGLRNLTNLQFFDASTNFLEGNLSEVGFLTNLVSLQLFENQFSGEVPAELGQFKKLVNLSLFSNQLTGPLPKELGSWAEFDFIDVSENLLTGPIPPDMCKKGTMKALLMLQNKFTGEIPASYENCLTLQRFRVSNNSLTGTMPAEIWGLPHLNIIDIELNQIEGPITRDIGKAKALAQLFVANNRLSGELPEEVSEASSFVAIDLSNNQFSGKFPGSIGDLKHLSTLKLKNNMFSGSIPESLGSCKSLSDLNMARNLFSGQIPSVLGSLPTLNTLNISENQLSGQIPASLSSLRLVILDLSNNRLTGRIPESLSIEAYNGSFAGNSGLCSETISSFKRCSQKSKISKDVLTLIICFALGTSILLVSYACFFFFKKREKDQDPSLKEESWNIKPFRELIFSEDEIIDSIKQENLIGKGGSGNVYKVMLSSGRELAVKHIWNTDAKGHKRSRSTTPILRKCGGNSQEFDAEVQTLSSIRHVNVVKLYCSVTSEDSSLLVYEYLPNGSLWDRLHTSRKMELDWETRYEIAVGAAKGLEYLHHGFIRPVIHRDVKSSNILLDEFLKPRIADFGLAKIVQANCTKDSSHIIAGTHGYIAPEYGYTSKVNEKSDVYSFGVVLMELVTGKRPIEPEYGENRDVVNWVCSNFSSKKSVISLVDSRIPEVFKEDAAEILRIAVLCTARQPIQRPTMRSVVQMLEEAEPCTFVGMVIDKDGTTEKIEAKENEKNNSNA comes from the exons ATGTCACCCGCTAGTTGTTCTCTCtgtgtttttcttttcctttccatcTTCTCCTGTATCAAATCCGATGAGCTTCAGATATTACTGACGCTCAAAGCTGCCATTGGAGGATTAGACACTGATGTATTTTATTCCTGGAGCTTAAATAATCATGTTTGCAATTTTACAGGGGTCACTTGCAACTCACATAATTCAGTCAAAGAAATTGAGCTTTCTCACCAACAATTGACAGGAACTCTTCCTTTTGATTCAATATGCCAACTGCAGTCCTTGGACAAGCTCTCATTTGGGTTCAATTCTTTGTATGGCACAATCTCGAAAGAATTGAACAACTGTATAAATTTACAGTACCTGGATCTTGCCAACAATGGCTTCTCGGGTTCATTTCCAAGCGTATCGTCTCTCAGTGAATTACGCTATTTTTATCTGAATAATAGCGGATGTTCTGGCGATTTTCCATGGGCATCACTTGAAAACATGACAAATCTGGTTGTATTGAGCCTTGGCGATCATAATTTCACTCCTGCTCCGTTTCCAAATCAAGTTTTGGAGCTCACCAAGCTGAATTGGCTCTATTTATCAAACTGCAGCCTTCAGGGTCAAATTCCAGCCGAAATTGGGATTTTAGGGGAGCTCATAGACTTGGAGCTCTCTGAAAACAATTTAACTGGCGAGATACCACCAGAAATTGGGAAGCTCAGCAAATTGTGGCAGCTCGAGCTTTACCAGAACAGATTGACAGGACAACTCCCCGTTGGATTGAGAAACTTAACTAATCTTCAATTTTTTGATGCGTCAACCAACTTTCTTGAAGGCAATTTATCAGAAGTGGGCTTCCTGACAAATCTGGTGTCTCTTCAGCTGTTTGAGAACCAGTTTTCTGGTGAAGTACCAGCTGAGTTGGGCCAGTTTAAAAAACTGGTGAATCTTTCTTTGTTCAGCAACCAGTTGACTGGACCGTTGCCTAAAGAACTTGGCTCTTGGGCTGAGTTTGATTTCATTGACGTTTCAGAGAATTTATTGACAGGTCCGATTCCACCAGATATGTGCAAGAAAGGCACCATGAAGGCGCTTCTTATGTTACAAAACAAATTCACAGGTGAAATTCCTGCGAGCTATGAGAATTGCTTGACTTTACAGCGATTCAGGGTTAGTAATAACTCACTAACTGGAACTATGCCAGCGGAAATATGGGGATTGcctcatttgaatattatagacattgagttgaatcaaattgaaGGACCCATCACCAGAGATATTGGAAAAGCAAAAGCCCTTGCACAGCTATTTGTCGCAAACAATCGGCTATCTGGTGAATTACCCGAGGAAGTTTCGGAAGCTTCATCTTTTGTTGCTATTGATCTCAGTAACAATCAGTTTTCGGGCAAATTTCCGGGGTCAATTGGGGACCTGAAACACTTAAGCACTCTTAAGTTGAAGAACAACATGTTCTCTGGTTCAATTCCGGAGTCATTAGGTTCTTGCAAATCTCTAAGCGACCTAAACATGGCTCGCAACTTATTTTCTGGGCAAATTCCATCAGTTCTAGGGTCTTTACCGACTCTTAACACCCTGAATATATCAGAAAATCAACTTTCTGGTCAAATTCCAGCGAGTTTATCGTCTTTGAGACTTGTTATTCTTGATCTGTCTAACAATAGACTAACTGGTCGCATACCAGAATCTCTTTCCATTGAAGCATACAATGGCAGCTTCGCTGGGAATTCCGGTCTCTGCAGTGAGACCATTAGCTCCTTCAAGCGATGCTCCCAGAAGTCAAAGATATCGAAGGATGTCCTCACACTCATAATTTGCTTTGCTTTAGGTACATCGATCTTGCTTGTCTCGTAtgcttgtttcttcttctttaagaagagagaaaaagatcaAGACCCTTCATTGAAGGAAGAATCCTGGAACATAAAGCCTTTCCGAGAATTAATCTTCTCTGAAGATGAGATTATTGATTCCATAAAGCAAGAGAATCTTATAGGAAAAGGAGGGTCTGGAAATGTATACAAAGTTATGTTATCCAGTGGTAGAGAACTTGCTGTGAAACACATCTGGAATACTGATGCCAAAGGCCACAAAAGATCCCGGAGCACTACTCCGATACTTCGTAAATGTGGAGGAAACTCTCAGGAATTTGATGCTGAGGTACAGACATTGAGCTCGATAAGGCACGTAAATGTGGTGAAGCTGTATTGCAGTGTTACCAGTGAGGACTCAAGCTTGTTAGTTTATGAGTATTTGCCTAATGGGAGCCTGTGGGATCGGCTGCACACTTCCAGAAAAATGGAGCTTGATTGGGAGACAAGGTACGAAATTGCAGTTGGCGCGGCAAAGGGCTTGGAGTATCTGCATCATGGGTTCATTAGGCCAGTCATTCACCGGGATGTCAAATCGAGTAACATTTTGTTGGATGAATTCTTGAAGCCAAGAATTGCAGATTTTGGGCTTGCTAAGATTGTTCAAGCAAATTGCACTAAGGACTCTTCTCATATAATTGCTGGAACCCATGGTTATATTGCTCCTG AATACGGTTACACAAGCAAGGTCAATGAGAAGAGTGATGTGTATAGTTTTGGTGTGGTGTTAATGGAGCTGGTGACCGGAAAGAGGCCGATAGAGCCTGAGTATGGAGAGAACAGAGACGTAGTGAATTGGGTATGCAGCAACTTCAGCAGTAAAAAAAGTGTGATAAGCCTTGTGGATTCAAGAATCCCTGAAGTCTTCAAGGAAGATGCTGCAGAGATACTGCGAATCGCAGTTCTCTGCACAGCAAGGCAACCGATTCAAAGACCGACTATGAGAAGTGTGGTTCAGATGCTGGAGGAAGCTGAGCCTTGCACATTTGTGGGAATGGTCATCGACAAAGATGGTACAACTGAGAAAATAGAAGCCaaggaaaatgagaaaaacaattCCAATGCTTGA